The following are encoded together in the Fusobacterium simiae genome:
- the sppA gene encoding signal peptide peptidase SppA: protein MFILSALLQAVIISIVVMIVLLIPILLILGKFKSKSKVSLKGIKTVVFNLNELVEDYMMSTVSINKVLSHETVLKALENLVDDKKIEKIIIDVDEVDLSRVHIEEIKEIFEKLSVNKEIIAIGTTFDEYSYQIALLANKIYMLNSKQSCLYFRGYEYKEPYLKNILANFGVTVNTLHIGDYKVAGESFSNDKMSNEKKESLINIKETLFQNFINLVKEKRKVDITNEILSGDLIFANSEKAIQLGLIDGLSTYDEIGIDYNEDTVDFEEYISAYKKKRNKSKNTIAIINLEGEIDARESKESNINYDNVVEKLDELEDIKNLKGLILRINSPGGSALESEKIYQKLKKLDIPIYISMGDLCASGGYYIATVGKKLFANPTTLTGSIGVVVLYPEFTETINKLKVNMEGFSKGKGFDIFDIFSKLSEESKEKIIYNMNEVYSEFKEHVIKARNISEEDLEKIAGGRVWLGSQAKENGLVDELGSLNDCIDNLAKDLDLKDFKLNYIRGKRSLMEVVSAMKPQFIKADIVEKIEMLNSYSNKILYYDESLENL, encoded by the coding sequence ATGTTCATTTTATCTGCATTATTACAAGCAGTTATTATTTCAATAGTTGTTATGATTGTTCTTCTTATTCCTATACTTCTTATTTTAGGGAAATTTAAGAGTAAATCAAAAGTTTCTTTAAAGGGGATCAAAACAGTAGTTTTTAATTTGAATGAACTTGTTGAGGATTATATGATGTCAACTGTTTCTATCAATAAAGTTTTATCTCATGAAACAGTTTTAAAAGCCTTAGAAAATTTAGTTGATGACAAAAAAATAGAAAAGATAATAATTGATGTTGATGAAGTAGATTTGTCAAGAGTACATATTGAAGAAATAAAAGAAATTTTTGAAAAATTATCTGTTAATAAAGAAATTATAGCAATAGGAACAACTTTTGATGAATATTCTTATCAAATCGCCTTACTTGCAAATAAAATCTATATGCTTAATAGTAAACAATCTTGTCTATATTTTCGTGGTTATGAATATAAAGAACCTTATTTAAAAAATATTTTAGCTAATTTTGGAGTTACAGTAAACACTTTACATATAGGGGATTACAAAGTTGCTGGAGAAAGTTTTAGCAATGATAAAATGAGTAATGAAAAGAAAGAATCTTTAATAAATATTAAAGAAACTTTATTTCAAAACTTTATAAACCTAGTTAAAGAAAAAAGAAAGGTTGATATAACTAACGAAATTCTTTCAGGAGATTTAATTTTTGCTAATTCTGAAAAAGCAATACAGTTAGGTTTGATTGATGGACTTTCAACTTATGATGAAATAGGAATAGATTACAATGAAGATACTGTTGATTTTGAAGAATATATTTCAGCTTATAAGAAAAAGAGAAATAAAAGTAAAAATACAATAGCAATAATAAATCTTGAAGGTGAAATAGATGCAAGAGAAAGTAAAGAATCTAATATTAACTATGATAATGTTGTAGAAAAATTAGATGAATTAGAGGATATTAAAAATTTAAAAGGCCTTATTTTAAGGATTAATTCTCCTGGTGGAAGTGCACTAGAAAGTGAAAAAATATATCAAAAACTTAAGAAATTAGATATCCCTATATATATTTCTATGGGAGATTTATGTGCAAGTGGAGGCTACTATATAGCAACAGTTGGTAAAAAATTGTTTGCTAACCCTACAACATTAACCGGTTCAATAGGTGTTGTTGTCTTATATCCTGAATTTACAGAAACAATTAATAAATTAAAGGTAAATATGGAAGGTTTTTCAAAAGGAAAAGGTTTTGATATCTTTGATATTTTTTCTAAATTAAGTGAGGAATCAAAAGAAAAAATCATATACAATATGAATGAAGTGTATAGTGAATTTAAAGAACATGTTATAAAAGCAAGAAATATTAGTGAAGAAGATTTAGAAAAAATTGCTGGTGGTCGTGTATGGCTTGGAAGCCAAGCAAAAGAAAATGGACTTGTTGATGAACTAGGTTCATTGAATGATTGTATAGATAACTTAGCAAAAGATTTAGACTTAAAAGATTTTAAATTGAATTATATTAGAGGAAAAAGATCTCTAATGGAAGTTGTATCTGCTATGAAACCTCAATTTATAAAAGCAGATATAGTTGAAAAGATTGAAATGCTAAATAGCTATTCAAATAAAATTTTATATTATGATGAAAGTTTAGAAAATTTGTAA
- a CDS encoding DUF4846 domain-containing protein yields the protein MKNKIYNFFIIFLFFAFQTFIYADINYVNPKGMTIETRYNVPNGYKRVKVEKESFAEFLRNQKLKPYGEKALYYNGREKSNRGIYDSVIDVEIGKQNLHQCADAIMLLRAEYLYSKKEYSKINFHFTSGFEAKYSKWMEGYRISVKGKGAYVKKTNPSNTYKDFKNYMNVVFSYCGTLSLEKEMKLQSLDKMKIGDVFIKGGSPGHAVIIVDMAENEKGEKIFILAQSYMPAQQTQILINPNNKDLGVWYSLKGKDELITPEWDFSINQLRSF from the coding sequence ATGAAGAATAAAATATATAATTTCTTTATAATTTTTTTATTTTTTGCTTTTCAAACTTTTATATATGCAGATATAAATTATGTAAACCCAAAAGGAATGACAATAGAAACAAGATATAATGTTCCTAATGGATATAAAAGAGTTAAGGTTGAAAAAGAGAGTTTCGCTGAATTTCTAAGAAATCAAAAATTAAAACCTTATGGAGAAAAAGCCTTATATTACAATGGTAGAGAAAAATCAAATAGAGGAATTTATGATAGCGTAATAGATGTAGAAATAGGAAAACAAAATTTGCACCAATGTGCAGATGCAATTATGTTACTTAGAGCTGAGTATCTTTATTCAAAAAAAGAATATAGTAAAATTAATTTCCATTTTACTTCTGGTTTTGAAGCTAAATATTCAAAATGGATGGAAGGTTATAGAATAAGTGTAAAAGGAAAAGGTGCTTATGTAAAAAAAACTAATCCCTCAAATACCTATAAAGATTTTAAAAATTATATGAATGTTGTTTTTTCATATTGTGGTACTTTATCATTAGAAAAAGAAATGAAATTACAAAGTTTAGACAAAATGAAAATAGGAGATGTTTTTATTAAAGGTGGAAGTCCTGGACACGCTGTAATTATTGTTGATATGGCAGAAAATGAAAAAGGTGAAAAAATATTTATATTGGCACAATCATATATGCCTGCACAACAAACACAAATATTAATAAATCCTAACAATAAGGACTTAGGAGTTTGGTACTCATTAAAAGGAAAAGATGAGCTTATTACACCTGAATGGGATTTTTCTATAAATCAATTAAGAAGTTTTTAA
- a CDS encoding NUDIX hydrolase, translating to MKFTHISKKQVFKNDVITVFEEKLELPNNNIVTWTFTGKKEVVAIIAEMDGEIIFVKQYRPAIKKELLEIPAGLVEKGEDILEAAKREFEEEIGYRANKLEKICTYYNSAGVNAGQYHLFYASDLEKTHQHLDENEFIEIVKIPINEIDIFKFEDSKTIIALSYLNMKGMEK from the coding sequence ATGAAATTTACACATATATCAAAAAAGCAAGTTTTTAAAAATGATGTAATAACTGTTTTTGAAGAGAAATTAGAATTACCTAATAATAATATTGTAACTTGGACATTTACAGGGAAAAAAGAGGTTGTTGCAATAATAGCAGAAATGGATGGAGAAATTATTTTTGTGAAACAGTATAGGCCTGCTATAAAAAAAGAACTTCTTGAAATTCCAGCTGGTTTAGTTGAAAAAGGAGAGGATATCCTAGAAGCTGCTAAAAGAGAATTTGAAGAAGAAATTGGTTATAGAGCAAATAAATTAGAAAAAATATGTACTTACTATAATTCAGCAGGAGTAAATGCAGGGCAATATCATTTATTTTATGCAAGTGATTTAGAAAAAACTCATCAACACCTTGATGAAAATGAATTTATTGAAATTGTTAAAATACCTATAAATGAAATAGATATTTTTAAATTTGAAGATTCAAAAACTATAATTGCATTAAGTTATTTAAATATGAAGGGTATGGAAAAATAG
- the aroB gene encoding 3-dehydroquinate synthase produces the protein MKKIFEDIYVGSNIISILNDYTKDFDKILIFSNETIANLYFEKLKSILVEKDKIFYFAIKDGEEYKNIESILPVYDFMLENNFSRKSLIISLGGGVICDMGGYISATYMRGIEFIQVPTSLLAQVDASVGGKVAINHPKCKNMIGSFKNPYRVIIDVEFLKTLPAREFKSGMGELLKHSFLTKDKTYLEYIENNVEKIKNLDNESLENIVEQSIRIKKHYVDIDPFEKGERVFLNLGHTYAHALESFFDYKAYIHGETVAKGIIFDLELALLKGKIDKKYLDKAKNIFKLFDIDTDLIYLPSEKFIPLMRKDKKNSFNKIITILLDEEGNFFKTEVKEDEIIKIIDKYRNNFLRASIDIGTNSCRLFIAEVKKINENIIFKKEIYKDLEIVKLGEDVNKNKFLKEEAIKRTLKCLKKYREIIDRYSIEEKDIICFATSATRDANNRDYFIEKTYNETKIRINCISGDEEAYINFKGVISSFDKNFKENILVFDIGGGSTEFTLGNKEGIKKKISLNIGAVRITEKFFLNDGISNYSNENKEKAKDWVKENLSKLEDFKKENFILIGVAGTTTTQVSVREKMEVYDSEKIHLSSLTSKEINDNLDLFIKNINNQKEVKGLDPKRKDVIIGGTIILKEILEYFQKDFLIVSENDNLMGAILEGVENR, from the coding sequence ATGAAAAAAATTTTTGAGGATATTTATGTTGGTTCAAATATAATTTCAATTTTAAATGATTATACAAAAGATTTTGATAAAATCTTAATTTTTTCAAATGAAACAATAGCTAATTTATATTTTGAAAAATTAAAATCTATCTTAGTAGAAAAAGATAAGATTTTTTATTTTGCTATAAAAGATGGAGAAGAATATAAAAATATTGAAAGCATATTACCAGTTTATGATTTTATGCTAGAAAATAATTTTTCAAGAAAATCTTTAATTATCAGTCTTGGTGGTGGGGTTATCTGTGATATGGGAGGTTATATTTCAGCTACCTATATGAGAGGAATAGAATTTATACAAGTTCCTACTTCACTTCTTGCACAAGTTGATGCTAGTGTTGGAGGAAAGGTTGCTATAAATCATCCTAAATGCAAAAATATGATAGGAAGTTTTAAGAATCCATATAGAGTAATAATAGATGTTGAATTTTTAAAGACTTTACCTGCAAGAGAATTTAAGTCAGGAATGGGAGAACTTTTAAAACATTCTTTTCTAACAAAAGATAAAACTTATTTGGAATATATAGAAAATAATGTTGAAAAAATTAAGAATTTAGATAATGAAAGTTTAGAAAATATTGTTGAGCAATCCATAAGAATAAAAAAGCATTATGTGGATATAGACCCTTTTGAAAAGGGAGAAAGAGTCTTTTTAAATTTAGGGCATACTTATGCACATGCTTTGGAAAGTTTTTTTGATTATAAAGCCTATATTCATGGAGAAACAGTTGCTAAGGGAATAATTTTTGATTTAGAGTTAGCACTTTTAAAAGGAAAAATTGATAAAAAATATTTAGATAAAGCTAAAAATATCTTTAAATTATTTGATATAGACACTGATTTAATATATTTACCAAGTGAAAAATTTATCCCATTGATGAGAAAAGATAAAAAGAATTCTTTTAATAAGATTATTACAATTTTATTAGATGAGGAGGGAAATTTTTTTAAAACAGAAGTTAAAGAAGATGAAATCATAAAAATCATAGATAAATATAGAAATAATTTTTTAAGAGCAAGTATAGATATAGGAACAAACTCTTGTAGATTATTTATAGCAGAAGTCAAAAAAATCAATGAAAATATTATTTTTAAAAAAGAAATTTATAAAGATTTAGAAATAGTTAAACTTGGAGAAGATGTAAATAAAAATAAATTTTTAAAGGAAGAAGCTATTAAAAGAACATTGAAATGTCTTAAAAAATATAGGGAAATTATAGATAGATATTCAATAGAAGAAAAAGATATTATTTGTTTTGCAACCTCTGCAACAAGAGATGCTAATAATAGAGATTATTTTATAGAAAAAACTTATAATGAAACAAAAATAAGAATTAATTGTATCAGTGGAGATGAAGAAGCCTATATAAATTTCAAAGGGGTTATTAGTTCTTTTGATAAAAATTTTAAAGAAAATATTTTAGTTTTTGATATAGGTGGAGGCTCGACAGAATTTACATTAGGGAATAAAGAAGGAATTAAAAAGAAAATAAGTTTAAATATAGGAGCTGTTAGAATAACAGAAAAGTTTTTCTTAAATGATGGAATATCCAATTATTCTAATGAAAATAAAGAAAAAGCAAAGGATTGGGTTAAGGAAAATTTAAGTAAATTAGAAGATTTTAAAAAAGAAAACTTTATTCTTATTGGTGTAGCAGGAACAACTACAACACAAGTCAGTGTTAGAGAGAAAATGGAAGTATATGATAGTGAAAAAATACATCTTAGTAGCTTGACAAGTAAAGAAATTAATGATAACTTAGATTTATTTATAAAAAATATAAACAATCAAAAAGAAGTAAAAGGTTTAGACCCAAAGAGGAAAGATGTTATAATAGGAGGGACTATTATATTAAAAGAAATTTTAGAATATTTTCAAAAAGATTTTTTAATAGTGTCTGAAAATGATAATCTTATGGGAGCGATATTAGAAGGAGTAGAAAATAGATGA
- a CDS encoding sodium:solute symporter family protein — protein MLIITWLITFVVVVGIGIYAGTKIKSSNQWSGGDRSLGVVSLGCIFAAWQIGGMAIVGAAQNGYNLGISGAWYSIAGSFYFIVLAFFAKIIRERMPGESVPKYLQIRFDTKTSKLYSYAWIIYGFFYIPIQLKTVSSIISIVVPELNAILIMLIGVTVAVLYTSFSGMKGASAVGRVVCIGIYILLIIFTIITLQKFGGYKELMQNLPQEYSKMNNMPIQRIVAWIFGGCISTAVMQSVLQPLLAAKDPETARKGSILGYLISAPICFFTALCGILSKVSGADLGDGTTAFAYAIKTFSSPVFAGIIFAFATMIIAATMATMMLATGTIITNIYKTQINPEADDNKILKMSKLITFIFAYLTLIPAFLIPSSSLTNLFLRLQHIAAAPVSFSILLGLTWKKATKEGAFFSMLSGMITGIIWMVLGFSDKVEAIYPVVIITYFVGITISLLTNKRGEELV, from the coding sequence ATGCTGATAATAACATGGCTTATAACATTTGTAGTAGTGGTTGGAATCGGGATTTATGCAGGAACTAAAATTAAATCATCAAATCAATGGTCTGGAGGAGATAGATCTCTTGGAGTAGTATCATTAGGATGTATTTTTGCAGCTTGGCAAATTGGAGGAATGGCAATAGTAGGAGCAGCACAAAATGGTTATAATCTAGGAATATCAGGAGCTTGGTATTCTATTGCAGGTTCATTTTATTTTATAGTTTTAGCTTTTTTTGCAAAAATTATTAGAGAAAGAATGCCTGGAGAATCTGTACCTAAATATCTGCAAATAAGATTTGATACAAAAACATCAAAATTATACTCTTATGCTTGGATTATTTATGGATTTTTTTATATTCCTATTCAATTAAAAACTGTTTCGAGTATAATATCAATAGTAGTTCCAGAATTAAATGCAATATTAATTATGTTGATTGGAGTAACAGTTGCTGTACTTTATACAAGTTTTTCTGGAATGAAAGGAGCATCTGCAGTTGGAAGAGTAGTATGTATAGGAATTTATATTTTATTAATTATTTTCACAATTATAACATTACAAAAATTTGGTGGATATAAAGAATTAATGCAAAATTTACCTCAAGAATATTCAAAAATGAATAATATGCCAATACAAAGAATTGTAGCTTGGATATTCGGAGGTTGTATTAGTACTGCAGTTATGCAATCAGTATTACAACCTCTTCTTGCAGCAAAAGATCCTGAAACAGCAAGAAAAGGTTCTATATTAGGATATTTAATATCAGCTCCTATATGCTTTTTCACAGCATTGTGTGGAATCTTATCTAAAGTTTCTGGAGCTGACTTAGGTGATGGAACAACGGCATTTGCTTATGCAATAAAAACATTTAGTTCACCAGTTTTTGCTGGAATAATATTTGCATTTGCAACTATGATTATTGCAGCTACAATGGCAACTATGATGCTAGCAACAGGAACTATTATTACAAATATTTATAAAACACAAATTAATCCAGAAGCAGATGATAATAAAATATTAAAAATGTCAAAATTAATTACTTTTATTTTTGCATATTTGACATTAATTCCTGCATTTTTAATTCCTAGTTCTTCATTAACTAACTTATTTTTAAGATTGCAACATATTGCAGCAGCACCAGTATCATTTTCTATATTATTAGGACTAACATGGAAAAAGGCGACAAAAGAGGGAGCTTTCTTTAGTATGTTAAGTGGTATGATTACTGGAATTATTTGGATGGTATTAGGTTTTTCTGATAAAGTTGAAGCAATTTATCCAGTTGTTATAATAACTTATTTTGTAGGAATCACAATATCTTTGTTGACAAATAAAAGAGGAGAAGAATTAGTATGA
- a CDS encoding rhodanese-like domain-containing protein, which translates to MIDMIDNISAYFDDDMINIIYKDLKSNGLSNKEVEELLKDKYRDLPMIKINIFQLNNYKLGSIGFTSRELENLKIDFLEEKLLSNDYNGENPTNKIVYLKVLFDKVSKKILGCQIANEKNIEVRLNAIKNIIEKGGDLKDLVKYKVNPTDNEWNPDILNILALTAMSKNEENSNDIEAKDIEKLLKNKEFLLDVREDYEYQEGHIKGAINIPLRQILDKKDNLPKDKDIYVYCRSGHRSADAVNFLKSLGFEKVHNIEGGFIDISFNEYHKDKGNLENSIVTNYNFD; encoded by the coding sequence ATGATAGATATGATTGATAATATATCAGCATATTTTGATGATGATATGATTAATATAATTTATAAAGATTTAAAATCAAATGGACTTTCTAATAAGGAAGTGGAAGAATTATTAAAAGACAAATATAGAGATTTACCAATGATAAAAATTAATATATTTCAATTAAATAATTATAAATTAGGAAGCATAGGTTTTACTTCAAGAGAATTAGAGAATTTAAAAATAGATTTTTTAGAAGAAAAATTATTATCTAATGATTACAATGGAGAGAATCCTACAAATAAAATAGTTTATTTAAAAGTTTTATTTGATAAAGTTAGTAAAAAGATTTTAGGTTGCCAAATTGCAAATGAAAAAAATATTGAGGTTAGACTTAATGCAATTAAAAATATAATTGAAAAAGGTGGAGATTTAAAAGACTTAGTAAAATATAAGGTAAATCCTACTGATAATGAATGGAATCCAGATATTTTAAATATTTTAGCACTTACTGCAATGTCAAAAAATGAAGAAAATTCTAATGATATTGAAGCAAAAGATATTGAAAAATTACTAAAAAATAAAGAATTTCTATTAGATGTCAGAGAAGATTATGAATATCAAGAAGGGCATATAAAAGGAGCTATAAATATCCCTCTTAGACAAATTTTAGATAAAAAAGATAATTTGCCAAAAGATAAGGATATTTATGTTTATTGTAGAAGTGGGCATAGAAGTGCTGATGCAGTTAATTTTTTAAAAAGTCTTGGTTTTGAAAAAGTACATAATATTGAGGGAGGCTTTATAGATATTTCTTTTAATGAATATCATAAAGATAAAGGAAATTTAGAAAATAGTATAGTTACAAATTATAATTTTGATTAG
- a CDS encoding GntR family transcriptional regulator yields the protein MEENKDILLGKFIKTLSYKEQAYNLIKDAILFNKFRIGAIYSQESICNELGISRTPVREALIELQKEGYITIIRGRGIEVTPVTEEDAKDILEVRIFYEKNNAFLAAKRANDENIRFLKECIDKLESNLSTFDSQLLYRIDHQFHRLVAKATQNSWIYKETELILDNYLRFENKSVYNNSIDGQLVFKEHLVIFNAIRDKEAEKAKKLMEKHLVNSYYRTLKKIWNIEKEELEIK from the coding sequence ATGGAGGAGAATAAGGATATATTACTTGGTAAATTTATAAAAACATTATCATATAAAGAACAAGCGTATAATTTAATAAAAGATGCAATATTATTTAATAAATTTAGAATTGGGGCAATATATTCACAGGAATCTATATGTAATGAACTTGGAATAAGTAGAACTCCAGTAAGAGAAGCATTGATAGAATTACAAAAAGAAGGATATATTACTATTATTAGAGGTAGAGGAATAGAAGTAACTCCAGTTACAGAAGAAGATGCAAAAGATATATTGGAAGTCCGTATTTTCTATGAAAAAAATAATGCTTTTCTTGCGGCTAAAAGAGCTAATGATGAAAATATAAGATTTCTAAAAGAATGTATAGATAAATTAGAAAGTAATTTAAGTACTTTTGATAGCCAACTTTTATACAGAATAGATCACCAATTCCATCGTTTAGTTGCAAAAGCAACACAGAATAGCTGGATATATAAAGAAACTGAATTAATATTAGATAACTATTTAAGATTTGAGAATAAATCAGTTTATAATAATTCAATAGATGGGCAGCTTGTTTTTAAAGAACATTTAGTTATATTTAATGCTATTAGGGATAAAGAAGCAGAAAAAGCAAAAAAGCTGATGGAAAAACATTTGGTGAATTCTTATTATAGGACTCTTAAGAAAATTTGGAATATTGAAAAAGAAGAACTGGAAATAAAATAA
- the ggt gene encoding gamma-glutamyltransferase: protein MKSEKKIYMWPSAWEKPVIKGNYGAISSNSCYATQAGLEILNKGGNAFDAAVAVSLVLSVVEPHHSGIGGGCFTLFYSAKEDKTFALDGRGTAPKKATKDLFIKNGEVQDEWKDLGGQSVLVPGLLKTMDVLLKKYGTMELKEIILPALKYAKEGFEIGYTQSLTMYDDSVQRKINLSENFQKLYLKQDKSFYKFGEVYKNEKMAKLLELISQNGINIFYNGEIAKKIINIINKNGGCFTIEDLTEYLPKFRKVEVSTYRGYEIKTFSPPSSGATLIEMLNIIENTNIKDMGHNSAESIHMLTEAMKLGFSDRNIFLADPDYVKINDDKLTSKQYAKERYNLIDSNAKEYASGNFSNIKEHHGNTSHFSIIDKYGNVVSQTQTIRDWFGSGIIVDDYGFVLNNGMSDFSALSGAITSQGLSYGDLNAIEGGKIPLSSMSPTIVFKDKKPFMSIGAAGGPRIITGILQGIINAIDYGMLPEQLVNAPFINCLTKNQGLEVEYGISKDTLNILEKKGHIIKEIPVHQAMSTMLNSVMNIDGILYAASTKRVDGCGGVLFENGHIALEGVIQK, encoded by the coding sequence ATGAAAAGTGAAAAAAAAATATACATGTGGCCCTCTGCATGGGAAAAACCAGTAATTAAAGGAAATTATGGAGCAATAAGTTCTAATAGTTGTTATGCTACACAAGCAGGACTTGAGATATTAAATAAAGGAGGAAATGCTTTTGATGCAGCAGTAGCAGTCTCTTTGGTATTATCTGTAGTAGAGCCACATCATTCTGGAATAGGTGGAGGCTGTTTTACATTGTTTTATTCTGCTAAAGAGGATAAAACTTTTGCATTAGATGGAAGAGGTACAGCACCTAAAAAGGCAACGAAGGATTTATTTATAAAAAATGGCGAAGTACAAGATGAATGGAAAGATTTAGGTGGGCAATCTGTTTTAGTTCCTGGTTTATTAAAAACAATGGATGTACTCCTTAAAAAATATGGAACAATGGAGTTAAAAGAAATTATTCTTCCAGCATTAAAATATGCAAAAGAAGGATTTGAAATAGGATATACACAATCGCTAACTATGTATGATGATTCTGTTCAACGGAAGATAAATTTATCTGAAAATTTTCAAAAATTGTATTTAAAACAAGATAAAAGCTTTTATAAATTTGGCGAAGTATATAAAAATGAAAAAATGGCAAAACTTCTTGAATTAATTTCTCAAAATGGAATAAATATTTTTTATAATGGAGAAATAGCAAAAAAAATTATAAATATAATTAATAAAAATGGAGGTTGTTTTACCATAGAAGATTTAACAGAATATTTACCTAAATTTAGAAAAGTTGAAGTGTCTACATATAGAGGATATGAAATAAAAACTTTTTCTCCACCTAGTTCAGGAGCAACATTAATTGAAATGTTAAATATTATAGAAAATACAAATATAAAGGATATGGGCCATAATAGTGCTGAAAGTATTCATATGCTTACAGAAGCAATGAAGTTAGGTTTTTCAGATAGAAATATATTTTTAGCAGATCCTGACTATGTTAAAATTAATGATGATAAGCTGACAAGTAAACAATATGCGAAAGAAAGATATAATTTAATAGATTCAAATGCAAAAGAATATGCTTCTGGTAATTTTTCTAATATAAAAGAACATCATGGAAATACATCACACTTTTCAATTATAGATAAATATGGAAATGTAGTTTCTCAAACACAAACTATAAGAGATTGGTTTGGAAGTGGAATTATTGTAGATGACTATGGATTTGTGTTAAATAATGGAATGTCAGATTTTTCCGCATTATCAGGTGCAATTACAAGTCAAGGTTTATCTTATGGTGATCTGAATGCCATAGAAGGAGGAAAAATACCATTGTCAAGTATGTCTCCAACTATTGTATTTAAAGATAAAAAACCTTTTATGAGTATAGGAGCAGCTGGTGGTCCAAGAATAATAACAGGAATTCTACAAGGAATTATTAATGCAATTGATTATGGTATGTTACCAGAACAACTAGTAAATGCACCTTTTATAAATTGTTTAACAAAAAATCAAGGATTAGAAGTAGAATATGGAATATCAAAGGATACTTTAAATATTTTAGAAAAAAAAGGTCATATTATAAAAGAAATTCCTGTACATCAGGCTATGAGTACAATGTTAAATAGTGTAATGAATATAGATGGAATATTGTATGCAGCATCTACAAAAAGAGTAGATGGTTGTGGAGGAGTTTTATTTGAAAATGGTCATATTGCTTTAGAAGGAGTTATACAAAAATAA
- a CDS encoding TrmH family RNA methyltransferase has product MEIIESKENKLIKSLKKLKQKKYRDSENKFLAEGYKFLDYNYSPEMIIIREDIYQSNFYLKNINKFSCKKIIITNKIFEELSSQENSQGIIILYNKKTNDLKNLSNNLVILDDVSDPGNLGTIIRICDATNFKDIILTKGTVDAYNEKVIRATMGSILNVNLYYLEKKEITNFLKENNYSIISTYLDKTAIPYNKLKLKEKNAIIFGNEGNGISNDFINISDYKTIIPILSNTESLNVAVATGIILYKFREIEGAF; this is encoded by the coding sequence ATGGAAATTATAGAAAGCAAAGAAAATAAATTAATTAAATCTTTAAAAAAATTAAAACAAAAAAAATATAGAGATAGTGAAAATAAATTTTTAGCAGAGGGATATAAATTTTTAGATTATAATTATTCTCCTGAAATGATTATTATTAGAGAGGATATTTATCAATCTAATTTTTATTTAAAAAATATAAATAAATTCTCTTGTAAAAAAATTATTATAACTAATAAAATTTTTGAAGAATTAAGTTCACAAGAAAATTCACAAGGAATTATAATTTTATATAATAAAAAAACTAATGATTTAAAAAATCTTTCAAATAACTTAGTAATTTTAGATGATGTATCTGACCCTGGTAACTTAGGAACAATTATAAGAATTTGTGATGCCACAAACTTTAAAGATATTATTTTAACTAAAGGAACAGTTGATGCATATAATGAAAAAGTCATCAGAGCTACTATGGGTTCAATTCTAAATGTAAATCTTTATTACTTAGAAAAAAAAGAAATCACTAATTTTTTAAAAGAAAATAATTATTCTATAATTTCAACTTATTTAGATAAAACTGCTATTCCTTATAATAAATTAAAATTAAAAGAAAAAAATGCCATAATTTTTGGTAATGAAGGAAATGGAATTAGTAACGATTTTATAAATATAAGTGATTATAAAACAATTATTCCAATACTTTCAAATACTGAATCATTAAATGTTGCAGTAGCAACGGGAATTATTTTATATAAATTTAGAGAAATAGAAGGGGCTTTTTAA